Within Sorangiineae bacterium MSr11367, the genomic segment TCGGCCTTCACGCGATACTTGGGCACCACGAAGAGCGATATCCCCTTCACGCCGGGGGGCGCCCCGGGGATGCGCGCCAGCACGAGGTGCACGATATTTTCCGTGAGCTCGTGGTCGCCGCCGGAGATGAAGATCTTGTTCCCTTTGATGGAGTACGTGCCATCCCCGCGCGGCTCCGCGGTCGAGGCCACGTCGGCCAGGGAGGAGCCGGCCTGCGGCTCGGTGAGCACCATCGTGCCGAAGTAGCGGCCGGCCAACATGGGCGCGAGGTAACGCGCTTTTTGCTCGTCCGAGCCGAATTCGTGAATCAGCTCCGAGGCCCCCACGGTCAAGGTGGCATACGCGTCGATGGCCACGCTCGCCGCACGGAAAACGGCATAACAGGCGAGCGTGATGCTGTACGGAAGCTGCATGCCGCCCTGCGCCTCGTCGTACATCGCGGAGATGAACCCGGCGGACGCGAACGCGTCGAGCGCTTCCTTCACCTCGGAGAGGACGTGAACGCGCTCGCCGTCGTAGGTGGGCTCTTCGAGGTCGCACTTGCGATTCAGCGGCGCGAACTTTTGCTCGGCAATCGAGTACGCCGTGGCGAGCGCACTGGAAAACGTCTGCCTCGAGTGTTCTTGGAAACGCGGAAAGCGCGTGAGCTCCTCGACTTGGAGCAGCTCGTACAGAATGAAGTCGAGATCGCGCCGCCTGATAAGCTTGTCCATCGGCTATTCCTGGGCCAAAAGCTGGTCGCTGAAGCGCGCGAGGTGATGATCCGCATCGCCAAAGGCGAGGTTGATCATGGTGAGGCGCTTGAAATGGTGACCCACCACGAGTTCCTCGGTGACGCCCATGCCGCCGTGCAGTTGCACCGCCTGCTGGCCGACGAATCGGGCCGCCTGCCCCACCAGTGTTTTCGCCGCGGAGAGGGCGCGTCGCCGCTCGAAGGTGTCGTCGGAGTGCACTTTGACGGCGGCCAGGTACGACATCGAGCGAGCTTGCTCGGTGTGGATGAACATGTCCACCATGCGATGTTGCAGCACTTGGAACTTGCCAATGGGCACGCCGAACTGCTTGCGCGTCTTCAAGTGTTCCGCAGTATCCGCATTGAGTGCGCCCATGACGCCGACGGCCTCCGCGCAGAGGGCGGCGATGGCCACGTCGACGGCGCGCTCGATGGCCGCAAGCGCCTGCCCTTCCGCACCAAGGCGCGCACCCTCGCCGACGGTGACGTTTTCGAGCACCACCTCGGCGGCGCGCTGGCCGTCCTGGGTGCGGTAATCGCGAACGCGCACCCCGGGTGCGCCCGCCGACACGAGAAAGAGGGAGAGGCCGTCGCGGTCGAGAACATCGCCCGACGTGCGCGCGGAGACGATGAAGACATCCGCGCTACCACCGTGCAACACCACGGTTTTGCGACCGGAGAGCACGTAATTGTCCCCCTGGCGCTTGGCCGAGGTCGCAACATGGTGCAGGTCGTAGCGAAATTGCGGTTCGTAGTGGGCAAAGGCCAACAGGCGCTCGCCGGCGATGATCGCGGGCAAAAATTCGCCCTTCTGCGCCTCGCTGCCCGCGTCCCGCAGAAGCCCGCCGCAGAGCAGCACCGTCGAGAGGTACGGCTCCAGCACGAGCCCGCGCCCGATAGCCTCCATGACGATGAGCGCATCCAGCGCACCGCCGCCAAATCCGCCGTGCTCCTCGGGCAAGGTGATGCCCAACAAGCCAAGCTCCGCGAATTTGCGCCAGACGGCGCGGCTGAATCCCTGGGGCTCCCCTTCGAGGATCTTCCGCCGCGCATCGAAGGAGTATTCTTTGGAAACGAATCGGTCGAGAAGATCCTTGAGCTGCTTTTGCTCTTCGGTGAATTGAAAGTCCACGGTTCGATTTACCTTTCAAATCCCAAGAATCATCTGCGCGATGATGTTTCGTTGAATCTCGTTGGAGCCGCCGTAAATCGTGACCTTGCGGTCGTTGAAGTACGTGCCCGCCAGCGGCGCATTCTCTTCGGAGACCAGCGGATCGGATTTGTGGCCATCCTCGAGGGCCTCCGGTAGATACGGCAGCGCGTGGTGCCCCGCGGCAAGCATCATCAGCTCCGAGAGGGCCTGCCGGATCTCCGTCCCGCGAATCTTCAAGAGGGAGGCCTCGGGCGCGGCGCCTTTCTTCTGCGCCTCGGCGGCGAGGACG encodes:
- a CDS encoding acyl-CoA dehydrogenase, giving the protein MDFQFTEEQKQLKDLLDRFVSKEYSFDARRKILEGEPQGFSRAVWRKFAELGLLGITLPEEHGGFGGGALDALIVMEAIGRGLVLEPYLSTVLLCGGLLRDAGSEAQKGEFLPAIIAGERLLAFAHYEPQFRYDLHHVATSAKRQGDNYVLSGRKTVVLHGGSADVFIVSARTSGDVLDRDGLSLFLVSAGAPGVRVRDYRTQDGQRAAEVVLENVTVGEGARLGAEGQALAAIERAVDVAIAALCAEAVGVMGALNADTAEHLKTRKQFGVPIGKFQVLQHRMVDMFIHTEQARSMSYLAAVKVHSDDTFERRRALSAAKTLVGQAARFVGQQAVQLHGGMGVTEELVVGHHFKRLTMINLAFGDADHHLARFSDQLLAQE